In one window of Leifsonia sp. Root112D2 DNA:
- a CDS encoding serine/threonine-protein kinase: MTRRLPSQPPVLPGFSYVRVLGSGGFADVFLYEQNMPRRQVAVKVMLAEVATTQVRQMFQAEANLMAQLSTHPSILTVYQASVSSDGRPYIVMELCSASIGQRYRAQPLAVPEVLSVGIRVASAVETAHRAGVLHRDIKPSNILTTAYGHPVLSDFGIAATLGEVELTEAAGLSIPWSAPEVLLDDTPGSVASEVWALGATLYSLLAGHSPFEIVGKNNSPADLIGRISKARVAPLGRDDVPARLETILARAMSKRPDARQRSVLELIRELQSVETELGLAQTPIEVAMDDWALATVADPEDRTRIKGLVSVDPSGPRRRTRKPKPTVSRMTTRPRTKESAGSAAASGSRTPIEVHSGHMRTLVWTLVACAVLVLALGATATVVLVRAASVNDIPTVRDVSGHLSGRTIVFSWDDPGLLTQDSYQVRVGDAPPSIQRGTQFQVDATGTTPVCITIAVNRDGRTGPASSQKCVNPAGGS, encoded by the coding sequence ATGACCAGACGACTGCCTTCGCAGCCGCCGGTTCTGCCGGGCTTCTCCTATGTGCGCGTGCTCGGCTCCGGCGGATTCGCCGACGTGTTCCTCTATGAGCAGAACATGCCACGACGTCAGGTCGCTGTCAAGGTGATGCTCGCCGAGGTCGCCACCACGCAGGTGCGGCAGATGTTCCAGGCCGAGGCCAACCTGATGGCGCAGCTCAGTACGCACCCATCGATTCTCACGGTCTATCAGGCGAGCGTGTCGTCCGACGGTCGCCCGTATATCGTCATGGAACTGTGCTCGGCCTCGATCGGCCAACGCTACCGCGCGCAGCCGCTGGCCGTTCCCGAAGTTCTGAGCGTCGGCATCCGGGTCGCCAGCGCAGTCGAGACCGCTCACCGCGCCGGGGTGCTGCACCGCGATATCAAGCCGTCGAACATTCTGACAACGGCATACGGGCATCCGGTGCTCAGCGACTTCGGCATCGCCGCCACGCTGGGGGAGGTCGAACTCACCGAAGCGGCCGGGCTCTCCATTCCGTGGTCGGCGCCCGAGGTGCTGCTCGACGACACCCCAGGAAGCGTGGCGAGCGAGGTGTGGGCTCTCGGGGCCACGCTGTATTCGCTGTTGGCAGGGCACTCGCCGTTCGAGATCGTGGGCAAGAACAACTCCCCGGCCGACCTGATCGGCCGCATCTCCAAGGCCAGGGTAGCGCCACTCGGGCGCGACGACGTGCCGGCCCGGCTCGAGACGATCCTGGCCAGAGCCATGTCGAAGCGACCGGATGCCCGCCAGCGCAGCGTGCTGGAACTGATTCGCGAACTGCAATCGGTCGAGACAGAACTGGGCCTCGCGCAGACGCCCATCGAGGTAGCGATGGACGACTGGGCTCTCGCCACCGTCGCCGACCCGGAAGACCGCACCCGCATCAAGGGCCTCGTGAGTGTCGACCCTTCCGGCCCGCGTCGGCGTACCCGCAAGCCGAAGCCGACCGTCTCACGCATGACTACTCGCCCGAGAACGAAGGAAAGCGCGGGCAGCGCCGCCGCCAGCGGCTCCCGAACACCCATCGAGGTGCACAGCGGGCACATGCGCACCCTGGTATGGACGCTGGTCGCCTGTGCGGTGCTCGTACTCGCGCTCGGGGCGACGGCAACCGTCGTGCTCGTGCGCGCCGCATCGGTGAACGACATTCCCACGGTGCGCGACGTCTCGGGCCACCTCTCGGGGCGCACCATCGTCTTCTCCTGGGACGACCCCGGTCTGCTGACCCAGGACAGCTATCAGGTACGGGTCGGGGACGCCCCGCCCAGCATCCAGCGTGGCACCCAGTTTCAGGTGGATGCCACGGGCACCACCCCCGTGTGCATCACCATCGCCGTGAACCGTGACGGCCGAACCGGGCCGGCGAGCTCGCAGAAGTGCGTCAACCCGGCGGGCGGCTCATGA
- a CDS encoding PP2C family protein-serine/threonine phosphatase, translating to MTQIGRSNRRHNVLVPAPEGGRVSLAWAALSDTGYRRAANEDSLLARSPLFVVADGMGGHTAGDFASAAVVTRLAEKVSEHFVGREAINQALHAAVDDIARGVGTTDLGTGTTVTGIALTLVDGVAHWLVLNIGDSRVYQLIDGVLDQLTIDHSIVQELIDSGAITPAEAEVHPHSNVITRAVGFNEEPIPDYWLIPIVEGARLLVCSDGLTKELTEHGIRHFLTDGTSALAAAKLLMEAALGNGGRDNVTVIVVDVLGAPDGERVDAEARGDSRRH from the coding sequence GTGACCCAGATCGGACGCAGCAATAGGCGTCACAACGTTCTCGTGCCCGCACCGGAAGGTGGTCGCGTGAGCCTGGCCTGGGCCGCGCTCAGCGATACCGGATACCGCAGGGCCGCCAACGAGGACAGCCTGCTCGCCAGATCCCCGCTCTTCGTGGTGGCCGACGGCATGGGCGGCCACACCGCCGGTGACTTCGCCAGCGCCGCCGTCGTCACGCGGCTGGCCGAGAAGGTTTCCGAGCATTTCGTCGGGCGCGAGGCCATCAACCAGGCCCTGCATGCCGCCGTCGATGACATCGCCAGGGGTGTGGGCACGACAGATCTGGGCACCGGCACCACCGTGACGGGCATCGCCCTCACCCTTGTCGACGGCGTGGCCCACTGGCTGGTACTCAATATCGGCGACTCACGCGTCTACCAGCTCATCGACGGCGTGCTTGATCAGCTCACCATCGACCATTCGATAGTGCAGGAGTTGATCGACTCGGGGGCCATCACGCCGGCCGAGGCGGAAGTGCATCCACACAGTAACGTCATCACGCGGGCGGTCGGGTTCAACGAGGAGCCCATTCCGGACTATTGGCTGATTCCCATCGTCGAGGGCGCGCGCCTGCTGGTGTGTTCTGACGGACTCACCAAGGAGTTGACGGAGCATGGCATTCGGCACTTCCTCACCGACGGAACCTCGGCGCTCGCCGCGGCGAAGCTGCTCATGGAGGCGGCTCTCGGCAACGGCGGCCGCGACAACGTCACGGTGATAGTCGTTGACGTGCTCGGGGCTCCCGATGGTGAGCGCGTCGATGCCGAGGCACGGGGCGATTCGCGCCGGCACTGA
- a CDS encoding FHA domain-containing protein translates to MTLGYTQYVPAEDQTSWTLICGRSFIAGLAAGAPANVLDELWRLGRQASARIESVVGAIPLTGEGGVRSFAIVSLPADVSGTDGCTVTAVVRGTACVDVVSVGGARRFSAAGVQPWVLADFRSVTGFVMGAENAPAALTARATGASFPLGEGVVRTARAFWTQNEPEKELAAIGLGRQTDIVELERTVVFRRGSIALTPESSEHDVDLDETIIRGRVGAIDSSAVDSPAVGSSAVDVTSVDPTAADEDTILRDERPAATPTPVATQPSVPAQAPRSTPPRVTRPGPAPATPAVAIAPATPRAAEPCRFGFRIVPGDSYELDAPTFFGRSPRTPAIASGVTPRLVTVSSPTQEVSSTHVRIEQSGDSVVVTDLRSTNGTVVSGPGIPSTRLRPGESRVVLPGTTVDIGDGNIIEIVSPRHEK, encoded by the coding sequence GTGACTCTCGGGTATACGCAGTATGTGCCTGCGGAAGACCAGACATCGTGGACCCTCATTTGTGGTCGGAGTTTCATCGCCGGTCTCGCGGCAGGCGCCCCAGCGAACGTGCTCGACGAGCTGTGGCGACTCGGTCGCCAGGCATCGGCACGCATCGAATCCGTCGTGGGAGCCATCCCGCTCACCGGCGAGGGCGGTGTGCGATCGTTCGCCATCGTGAGCCTTCCGGCGGATGTCTCGGGCACCGACGGCTGCACCGTTACCGCCGTGGTGCGGGGTACGGCCTGCGTTGACGTCGTTTCCGTCGGCGGGGCGCGGCGCTTTTCCGCCGCGGGCGTGCAGCCCTGGGTGCTCGCCGACTTCCGCTCCGTGACAGGGTTCGTGATGGGCGCGGAGAACGCGCCCGCCGCGCTGACCGCTCGCGCAACCGGGGCGTCCTTCCCGTTGGGCGAAGGAGTGGTGCGCACCGCGAGGGCATTCTGGACACAGAACGAACCCGAGAAGGAACTCGCCGCCATCGGCCTCGGCAGGCAGACAGACATCGTCGAACTCGAGAGGACGGTGGTCTTTCGGCGCGGCTCGATTGCTCTCACTCCCGAATCGAGTGAGCACGATGTCGATCTCGACGAGACCATCATTCGCGGCCGCGTGGGCGCCATCGACTCGAGCGCCGTAGACTCACCGGCCGTCGGCTCGAGCGCCGTCGACGTGACTTCCGTCGACCCGACTGCCGCCGACGAAGACACGATCCTTCGTGACGAGCGACCGGCCGCGACTCCCACGCCTGTTGCCACCCAGCCGTCTGTTCCCGCGCAGGCACCCCGTTCGACTCCGCCTCGTGTCACTCGCCCCGGCCCGGCCCCGGCCACTCCTGCCGTCGCTATTGCACCCGCGACCCCGCGAGCCGCCGAGCCGTGCCGGTTCGGCTTTCGCATCGTTCCGGGAGACAGCTACGAACTCGACGCCCCCACCTTCTTCGGTCGCAGCCCGCGCACGCCGGCGATAGCATCCGGTGTCACCCCACGACTGGTGACCGTCAGTTCGCCCACCCAGGAGGTTTCGAGCACGCATGTACGCATCGAACAATCGGGAGATTCGGTTGTGGTGACCGATTTGCGCTCAACCAACGGTACGGTTGTGAGCGGACCAGGCATCCCAAGCACCCGCCTGCGGCCGGGGGAGTCGCGGGTGGTGCTTCCCGGAACGACGGTCGACATCGGCGACGGTAATATCATCGAGATTGTGTCCCCCCGACACGAGAAATGA
- a CDS encoding DUF4192 domain-containing protein, with translation MHSIVKASDAQDFLAFVPRLVSFRPERSLVLVAFRGNRTCGTLRLDLPQSGARAVHKRIANTLIGMVCKIRGADAVVPVIYTDESVETRGTLPHDELVRKLIDRAELGGFAVRDALCVAADGWGSYLDAELPEHGHPLSLIAESSVADRLPPSALTALSTPDDLARLPTVNLAETENVARAMKQLRRLLDFSVEVGDEEAATLPLSLAAALDELEDEAGPLFDPVNLAEQALGWNPETLDAVRAAVMIFVLQGPPNRDATMLQFAFGAGVGAAAERSNREHADIQRATGKSMDDIVAAEIDSAQGQHPDDRLIGEMMMGQTGERPNVDRVKRAIELLKKLVALAPRSNRPAPLCMLAWLSWSLGRGSVAGRFIDDALTIDEHYGMAQLLATLLDTGMLPEWAFTIPEGGE, from the coding sequence ATGCACAGCATCGTCAAAGCCTCCGACGCCCAGGATTTTCTCGCCTTCGTACCGCGCCTGGTCAGTTTCAGACCCGAGCGCAGCCTCGTGCTTGTCGCGTTCCGCGGAAACCGCACCTGCGGAACCCTGCGTCTGGATCTTCCGCAATCAGGCGCGCGCGCCGTACACAAGCGCATCGCGAACACCCTCATCGGCATGGTCTGCAAGATTCGTGGTGCGGATGCCGTGGTGCCGGTCATCTACACCGACGAGAGTGTCGAGACCCGCGGCACGCTCCCGCATGACGAACTCGTGCGCAAGCTGATCGACCGGGCCGAGCTTGGCGGCTTTGCCGTGCGCGATGCGCTCTGCGTGGCCGCGGATGGGTGGGGCTCCTACCTGGATGCGGAACTACCCGAGCACGGGCATCCGCTGTCGCTGATCGCCGAGTCGTCCGTCGCCGATCGCCTGCCGCCGTCTGCACTCACCGCGCTCTCCACCCCCGACGACCTCGCCCGACTTCCCACCGTGAATCTCGCCGAGACCGAGAACGTCGCCCGCGCAATGAAGCAACTTCGCAGGCTGCTGGATTTCAGCGTGGAGGTCGGCGATGAAGAAGCGGCGACGCTTCCGCTGAGCCTTGCCGCGGCCCTGGACGAGCTCGAAGACGAGGCAGGGCCACTCTTCGACCCGGTGAACCTGGCCGAGCAGGCGCTCGGCTGGAACCCCGAGACACTGGATGCCGTGCGGGCCGCCGTCATGATCTTCGTACTGCAAGGGCCGCCCAACCGCGATGCGACGATGCTTCAATTCGCCTTCGGCGCTGGCGTCGGGGCGGCGGCCGAACGCTCCAATCGGGAGCACGCCGACATCCAGCGGGCCACAGGAAAGTCCATGGATGACATCGTGGCCGCCGAAATCGACTCTGCCCAGGGCCAGCACCCTGACGATCGCCTCATCGGTGAGATGATGATGGGCCAGACGGGCGAGCGCCCGAACGTCGACCGGGTGAAGCGGGCGATCGAGCTGCTCAAGAAGCTTGTGGCGCTGGCTCCCCGCAGCAACCGACCGGCCCCGTTGTGCATGCTCGCCTGGTTGAGCTGGAGTCTCGGGCGTGGCAGCGTGGCCGGCCGTTTCATCGACGACGCCCTGACGATCGACGAACACTACGGCATGGCGCAACTGTTGGCGACGCTTCTTGATACGGGAATGCTGCCGGAGTGGGCCTTTACGATTCCGGAGGGCGGGGAATAG
- a CDS encoding alpha-mannosidase, with protein sequence MHDDSALAELRIARFVRERLVAALYRDTHAVELTAWAAPGEPVSFADAVQASFEPFAVGDAWGVPWGTVWFRVRGEVPAEWALEGTRPELVLDLGFSDSAPGFQAEATAWTPEGTIVKAVEPRNPYVPVGAPGASVDLYIEAAANPEVAGAWTFAPTELGDPETAGTALAYRMRRLELALLDETVWELLQDIRTLTGLVGELPAGLPRRAQILRALERVVDEMDPDDVAGTAGAGRAALAEVLASPAYASAHRLSAVGHAHIDSAWLWPVRETVRKVARTFSNVLALMDEDPDFVFAASSAQQYAWLKQYYPELYARVAERVAEGRFVPVGGMWVESDTNLPGGEAMARQFIMGKRFFLDEFGVEPEEVWLPDSFGYSAALPQIVAAAGSRWFLTQKISWNETNRMPHHTFMWEGIDGTRIFTHFPPVDTYNSELSALELARAERQYAEKGAANSSLVPFGFGDGGGGPTREMLAAARRAHDLEGSPRVELSSPRAFFEAAEAEYASPPVWSGELYLEFHRGTYTSQARTKRGNRRSEHLLREAELWAATAAVRRGDAYPYEELDAVWQTVLLQQFHDILPGSSIAWVYQEAERAYAEVAETLEARIASSLASLTGPGETDMMVNAGPYARDGIPALGAVAVDTNAAPAEVGTVREIDGYFVLENSRVRARLDARGLLVSAIDLASGREAIPEDAPANLLQLFRDTPRQWDAWDIDEEDKRTVRELTDAESIQIAQTGDAVVIVRTTGDSRIEQRVSLHTESGAIDIRTRVDWHEKQKLLKLAFPLDVRAERAASEVQFGHVFRPTHMNTSWDAARFETAAHRWVHVGEPGFGVAIANDASYGHDIRSTALASGGTATVVRVSLLRAPLFPDPDADQGEHEFTVSLRVGADIAEAVAQGYRLNLPLRRLRGAVAIDPLLSVDNPAVVVEAVKLAGDRSGDMVVRLYEAFGTRARVAVVPGFAWTAVSETDLLERDSGPRAMTLTSADAVSLLLRPFQLVTLRFARS encoded by the coding sequence GTGCACGATGATTCCGCGCTCGCCGAACTGAGAATAGCCCGCTTTGTGCGGGAGAGGCTTGTTGCCGCGCTCTACCGCGACACCCACGCCGTCGAGTTGACGGCATGGGCGGCGCCGGGTGAACCCGTGTCATTCGCCGACGCCGTGCAGGCATCCTTTGAGCCTTTTGCCGTCGGAGACGCCTGGGGTGTTCCATGGGGCACCGTATGGTTTCGCGTACGCGGCGAGGTTCCCGCGGAATGGGCGCTCGAGGGCACGCGCCCCGAACTCGTGCTCGATCTGGGATTCTCTGATTCGGCACCCGGCTTTCAGGCCGAAGCCACGGCATGGACGCCCGAGGGCACCATCGTGAAGGCGGTGGAACCGCGCAACCCGTACGTTCCGGTGGGCGCGCCCGGCGCATCCGTCGATCTGTACATCGAGGCGGCGGCAAATCCGGAGGTTGCCGGTGCCTGGACGTTCGCGCCCACAGAACTCGGCGACCCCGAGACGGCAGGCACCGCGCTGGCGTATCGCATGCGGCGCCTCGAACTCGCCCTGCTGGATGAGACCGTGTGGGAGCTGCTGCAGGACATCCGCACCCTCACCGGACTCGTCGGCGAACTGCCTGCCGGGTTGCCGCGCCGGGCCCAGATTCTGCGTGCGCTCGAACGGGTCGTCGATGAGATGGATCCGGATGATGTTGCAGGCACCGCGGGCGCTGGCCGTGCCGCCCTCGCCGAGGTACTCGCCAGCCCTGCCTACGCCAGCGCGCATCGTCTGAGCGCCGTCGGTCACGCCCACATCGACAGCGCCTGGCTGTGGCCGGTGCGCGAGACCGTGCGCAAGGTCGCGCGCACCTTCTCCAACGTGCTGGCTTTGATGGATGAGGACCCGGACTTCGTCTTCGCCGCCTCCAGTGCGCAGCAGTACGCCTGGCTCAAGCAGTACTACCCCGAGCTCTATGCGCGTGTCGCCGAGCGGGTGGCCGAGGGGCGTTTCGTGCCGGTCGGCGGCATGTGGGTGGAATCGGACACGAATCTGCCGGGTGGTGAGGCGATGGCGCGCCAGTTCATCATGGGCAAGCGCTTCTTCCTCGACGAATTCGGTGTCGAACCGGAGGAGGTGTGGCTGCCCGACTCCTTCGGATACTCGGCGGCGCTCCCGCAGATCGTGGCAGCGGCCGGATCGCGCTGGTTTCTGACCCAGAAGATCTCGTGGAACGAGACCAACCGCATGCCGCACCACACCTTTATGTGGGAGGGCATCGACGGCACGCGCATCTTCACACACTTTCCGCCGGTGGACACGTACAACTCCGAGCTCTCCGCGCTCGAACTCGCCAGGGCCGAGCGCCAGTATGCGGAGAAGGGCGCCGCAAACAGTTCGCTCGTGCCGTTCGGCTTCGGCGACGGCGGGGGAGGGCCCACCAGGGAGATGCTGGCCGCGGCCCGTCGTGCGCACGATCTCGAGGGTTCGCCCCGGGTCGAGCTGAGCAGCCCACGGGCGTTCTTCGAGGCGGCCGAGGCGGAATATGCCTCCCCGCCCGTGTGGTCGGGCGAGCTCTATCTCGAGTTCCACCGGGGCACCTACACCTCGCAGGCTCGCACCAAGCGCGGCAACCGTCGCAGCGAACATCTGCTGCGTGAGGCCGAGTTGTGGGCAGCGACAGCGGCGGTACGGCGCGGCGACGCGTATCCGTATGAGGAGCTGGATGCCGTTTGGCAGACAGTTCTGCTGCAGCAGTTCCACGACATCCTGCCCGGCTCCTCCATCGCGTGGGTCTACCAGGAGGCTGAGCGGGCGTATGCCGAGGTCGCCGAGACGCTCGAGGCGCGGATTGCCTCGTCTCTGGCGAGCCTCACCGGTCCCGGCGAGACGGACATGATGGTGAATGCCGGCCCATATGCCCGCGACGGAATACCAGCGCTCGGCGCTGTCGCAGTGGACACGAACGCGGCGCCCGCGGAAGTTGGAACGGTGCGCGAGATCGACGGATATTTCGTGCTCGAGAACTCTCGCGTGCGCGCCCGCCTTGATGCGCGCGGCCTGCTCGTCTCCGCCATCGACCTCGCAAGCGGGCGCGAGGCGATACCCGAGGACGCGCCGGCGAACCTGTTGCAGCTCTTTCGGGACACACCGCGGCAGTGGGATGCCTGGGACATCGACGAGGAGGACAAGCGCACCGTTCGCGAGTTGACCGACGCGGAAAGCATCCAGATCGCGCAGACTGGTGACGCCGTCGTGATAGTTCGAACCACGGGTGACTCCCGCATCGAACAGCGGGTGAGCCTGCACACCGAATCGGGCGCGATTGACATTCGTACGCGCGTTGATTGGCACGAGAAACAGAAGCTGCTCAAGCTGGCGTTTCCGCTCGATGTGCGCGCCGAGCGTGCGGCATCCGAGGTGCAATTCGGTCACGTGTTTCGACCGACGCACATGAACACCTCATGGGATGCCGCTCGCTTCGAGACCGCCGCGCACCGCTGGGTGCATGTCGGAGAGCCGGGATTCGGTGTGGCGATAGCCAACGATGCCAGTTACGGACACGACATCCGCAGCACCGCGCTTGCGAGCGGCGGCACGGCAACGGTCGTGCGTGTCTCGCTGCTGCGCGCACCGCTCTTTCCCGACCCCGATGCGGATCAGGGTGAGCACGAGTTCACGGTGTCGCTGCGCGTCGGTGCAGACATCGCCGAGGCTGTCGCACAGGGCTACCGCCTCAACCTGCCGTTGCGCCGCCTGCGCGGAGCTGTGGCTATTGATCCGCTGCTGAGCGTGGACAACCCTGCGGTCGTGGTGGAGGCTGTGAAGCTCGCAGGCGACCGCTCCGGCGACATGGTGGTGCGCCTGTATGAGGCGTTCGGCACCCGGGCGCGCGTGGCCGTCGTGCCCGGCTTCGCCTGGACGGCGGTGAGCGAGACCGACCTGCTCGAGCGAGATTCGGGCCCGCGGGCGATGACGTTGACATCGGCGGATGCGGTGTCGCTGCTGCTGAGACCGTTCCAACTGGTCACGCTGCGCTTCGCGAGGAGTTGA
- a CDS encoding ABC transporter ATP-binding protein translates to MSDTAEEERPAPVRPPARRGGGPFGGMGGPVEKSMNFGPSAKRLVGRLRPERLGVILVTVLAVVSVTFSVLGPKLLGNGVNLVFAGAISKSLPKGVPAEQIIAGLRADGKGQQADLLSGMHLTPGLGIDFGALSAILFWVLALYIAASVFSWLQAYILNGITQRTVYRLREDVETKINRLPLRYFDTMQRGELLSRVTNDIDNISQSLQQTMSQLLTSLLTVIGVLIMMFVVSPLLALIAIITIPLTLGITVLIAKRSQKHFVNQWKHTGELNGQIEEAFTGHALVKVFGRHREVEELFRQKNEEMYQASFGAQFISGLIMPSMTFVGNLMYVAIAVVGGLQVASGAMQLGDVTAFIQYSRQFTQPLAQLGSMANLLQSGVASAERVFELLDADEQSEDPSPAESPVGTRGRLVFEDVSFRYSEDKPLIDDLSLVAEPGQTVAIVGPTGAGKTTLVNLMMRFYEVGAGRITLDGVDVASMTRRDLRSRMGMVLQDTWLFGGTIRDNIAYGRPDATEEEILDAAKATYVDRFVHSLPDGYDTVLDDEGSNVSAGEKQLLTIARAFLARPSVLILDEATSSVDTRTELLVQHAMSALRKDRTSFVIAHRLSTIRDADLILVMESGSIVEQGTHSELLAAGGAYYNLYNAQFAAAVTDEV, encoded by the coding sequence ATGAGCGACACGGCAGAAGAAGAACGCCCGGCCCCGGTGCGTCCGCCGGCGCGGCGCGGCGGTGGACCGTTCGGAGGAATGGGCGGCCCTGTCGAGAAATCGATGAACTTCGGGCCGAGCGCTAAGCGCCTTGTCGGGCGGCTGCGCCCGGAGCGACTGGGAGTCATCCTGGTGACCGTGCTGGCCGTGGTCAGTGTCACGTTCTCGGTGCTCGGGCCCAAGCTGCTCGGCAACGGCGTCAACCTGGTCTTTGCCGGAGCCATCTCCAAGTCGCTGCCGAAGGGGGTGCCCGCCGAGCAGATCATCGCCGGGCTGCGCGCCGATGGCAAGGGTCAGCAGGCAGATCTGCTCAGCGGCATGCACCTGACGCCGGGCCTCGGCATCGATTTCGGTGCGCTGAGTGCCATCCTGTTCTGGGTACTTGCGCTCTACATCGCGGCATCCGTCTTCAGCTGGCTGCAGGCTTACATTCTCAACGGCATCACGCAGCGCACCGTTTACCGCCTGCGCGAAGACGTCGAGACCAAGATCAACCGCCTGCCGTTGCGCTACTTCGACACGATGCAGCGCGGCGAATTGCTCAGCCGCGTCACGAACGACATCGACAACATCTCGCAGTCCCTGCAGCAGACCATGAGCCAGTTGCTCACCTCGCTGCTGACGGTGATAGGGGTGCTGATCATGATGTTCGTGGTCTCGCCGCTGCTGGCGCTCATTGCCATCATCACCATTCCGCTCACGCTGGGCATCACGGTGCTGATCGCCAAGCGCTCGCAGAAGCACTTCGTGAACCAGTGGAAGCACACCGGAGAGCTCAACGGCCAGATCGAGGAGGCCTTCACCGGACATGCGCTGGTCAAGGTCTTCGGGCGGCATCGCGAGGTGGAGGAGCTGTTCCGCCAGAAGAACGAGGAGATGTACCAGGCCAGCTTCGGTGCGCAGTTCATCTCCGGGCTGATCATGCCGTCGATGACGTTCGTGGGAAACCTCATGTACGTGGCGATCGCCGTTGTCGGCGGGCTGCAGGTGGCATCCGGTGCCATGCAGCTCGGTGACGTGACGGCGTTCATCCAGTACTCGAGGCAGTTCACCCAGCCGCTGGCGCAGCTCGGTTCGATGGCCAATCTGCTGCAGTCCGGTGTCGCATCCGCCGAGCGCGTGTTCGAGCTGCTGGATGCCGACGAGCAGTCCGAAGATCCCTCGCCCGCCGAGAGCCCGGTCGGCACGCGCGGCCGCCTCGTGTTCGAGGACGTGTCGTTCCGCTACAGCGAGGACAAGCCCCTTATCGACGACCTGTCGCTGGTCGCCGAGCCCGGACAAACGGTCGCCATCGTGGGCCCGACGGGCGCGGGCAAGACCACGCTGGTGAACCTCATGATGCGTTTCTACGAGGTGGGAGCGGGGCGTATCACGCTCGACGGCGTGGATGTCGCCTCGATGACGCGTCGTGACCTGCGCAGCCGCATGGGCATGGTGTTGCAGGACACCTGGCTGTTCGGTGGCACGATTCGCGACAACATCGCCTACGGCCGGCCGGATGCGACGGAAGAGGAGATTCTCGACGCGGCGAAGGCCACCTATGTGGACCGCTTCGTGCATTCGCTGCCCGACGGCTACGACACCGTGCTCGACGACGAGGGCTCGAACGTGAGCGCGGGGGAGAAGCAGCTGCTGACCATCGCACGTGCGTTCCTGGCTCGGCCGAGTGTGCTCATCCTGGACGAGGCGACAAGTTCTGTCGATACGCGCACCGAACTGCTCGTGCAGCACGCCATGTCGGCGCTGCGCAAGGATCGCACAAGTTTCGTGATCGCGCACCGACTCTCGACCATTCGCGACGCCGACCTCATTCTCGTGATGGAGTCGGGCAGCATTGTGGAACAGGGCACGCACAGCGAACTGCTGGCTGCGGGCGGCGCGTATTACAACCTCTACAACGCGCAGTTCGCGGCCGCGGTCACCGACGAGGTGTAG